From the Acidovorax carolinensis genome, one window contains:
- a CDS encoding GNAT family N-acetyltransferase, whose product MSSIQVRPATLRDAKAIAQIHTVSAQEAYKGLVPDEQLKSMSVEKRQAYWREAIEYCEPQVQVAVDGEKIVGFVGYDRSRDEKSRPTTGEIWAIYAAPTHWNQGVGLALWDAARDGLHEEGCTNVTAWVPLRNERAIRFHEMAGFKRELATAKTAVVGGVKIEEVRLKRPLN is encoded by the coding sequence ATGTCCAGTATCCAGGTTCGTCCCGCCACGCTTCGCGATGCCAAAGCCATTGCCCAGATCCATACCGTTTCCGCCCAAGAGGCTTACAAAGGTCTGGTGCCAGACGAGCAGTTGAAATCCATGTCGGTCGAAAAGCGCCAGGCCTACTGGCGCGAGGCCATCGAATATTGCGAGCCGCAGGTGCAGGTCGCCGTTGATGGCGAAAAAATTGTCGGCTTCGTCGGCTATGACCGCTCGCGCGATGAAAAGTCCCGCCCCACCACCGGTGAAATCTGGGCCATCTATGCCGCGCCCACCCATTGGAACCAGGGCGTAGGCCTGGCCCTGTGGGACGCCGCACGCGACGGCCTGCACGAAGAAGGCTGCACCAACGTGACCGCGTGGGTGCCCTTGCGCAACGAGCGCGCCATCCGCTTCCACGAAATGGCCGGCTTCAAGCGCGAGCTCGCCACCGCCAAGACGGCCGTGGTGGGTGGCGTCAAGATCGAAGAAGTGCGCCTCAAACGCCCATTGAATTAA
- a CDS encoding response regulator: MPASLLLVDDHTLFRTGLRLIVQDHPAVDSISEAGTVAEACALQLDAVDLVLLDIQMPGMSGLDGLRLLRQACPRARIVLVSASVAPDAVYEARMRGADGFLPKSASGEDILEAITCALSGAPCFPVNSGNTATTRGPAAPSLTARQLDVLSLLCTGKPNKVIARDLGLSENTVRVHVAAIFAQLGVNSRSAALLAAQRLGLSLPPLHDAA, translated from the coding sequence ATGCCCGCCAGCCTGCTGCTTGTAGACGACCACACCCTGTTTCGCACCGGGCTGCGCCTGATCGTGCAGGACCACCCGGCGGTGGACTCCATTTCCGAGGCCGGCACCGTGGCCGAAGCCTGTGCGCTGCAGCTGGACGCAGTGGATCTGGTGCTGCTGGACATCCAGATGCCCGGCATGAGCGGCCTGGACGGCCTGCGCCTCTTGCGCCAGGCCTGCCCCCGGGCGCGCATCGTGCTGGTGTCTGCCAGCGTGGCGCCCGACGCTGTTTACGAGGCGCGCATGCGCGGTGCCGACGGTTTCCTGCCCAAGTCGGCCAGTGGCGAGGATATTCTGGAGGCGATCACCTGCGCGCTGTCGGGCGCGCCCTGCTTTCCCGTCAACAGCGGCAACACCGCCACCACGCGCGGACCGGCCGCGCCCTCGCTGACGGCACGCCAGCTCGACGTGCTCTCGCTGCTGTGCACCGGCAAGCCCAACAAGGTGATTGCGCGCGATCTGGGGCTGAGCGAGAACACCGTGCGCGTTCATGTCGCCGCCATCTTTGCGCAGCTGGGTGTCAACAGCCGCAGCGCTGCCTTGCTGGCGGCCCAGCGGCTGGGCCTGTCGCTGCCGCCGCTGCATGATGCCGCCTGA
- a CDS encoding hybrid sensor histidine kinase/response regulator translates to MMPPDTPEAAAGWPWPSLRWERDEVLREQVALLRQNFPMTLVASLATALGTMWVMDGAVDPQALTAWLISHVLVVMGVYLSLRSMDPTTDPARWSAYKLMACMAGMGLSWGGLGLVVMHWGNASSVVYAIGIVSTVSSGALGLGAPLYRAYLVYLSCAIGSVLLAIALAGGPVLWPALFLVLVYFSLTCMQASTADTATRRSIALKLENQRLVGELRAESQRAQAAQQIAEKADRDKSRFLAAASHDLRQPLHAMGLFLESLQRSPLNERQQTVLNHAYAASSAAAEMLTTLLDYSRLEAGVVKVRPSAFAVQPLLTALEQEFGVQADNARLVYRTRETSLAAHADRSLVGLVMRNFISNALRYTTRGGVLIACRRRGQRVALEVWDTGIGIPQHQWDDIFQEFLQLDNPERDRRKGLGLGLAIVHRLVNEMGGTTVELRSRPGRGSVFRLWMDAWDGALQDEATPLPEDRSLEGLHVLAIDDDEAVLLGMQSLLQSWGCHCTVAGSGAEALKHLGDDTPDLIITDFRLRHEETGKQVLQALRTHLGTAVPAIIMTGDTSPQRLRDAQSTSALLLHKPVSTGQLREAMVQLITQPQPTNAAGSAMQPVDDNSATTSGAAGP, encoded by the coding sequence ATGATGCCGCCTGACACGCCGGAGGCCGCTGCGGGCTGGCCCTGGCCGTCGCTGCGCTGGGAGCGCGACGAGGTGCTGCGCGAGCAGGTCGCACTGCTGCGCCAGAACTTTCCCATGACCCTGGTGGCCTCCCTGGCCACGGCACTGGGCACGATGTGGGTGATGGACGGCGCGGTCGACCCGCAGGCGCTGACGGCCTGGCTGATCTCGCATGTGCTGGTCGTGATGGGGGTCTATCTCTCGCTGCGCAGCATGGACCCGACGACCGATCCCGCCCGCTGGTCGGCCTATAAGCTGATGGCCTGCATGGCCGGCATGGGCCTGAGTTGGGGCGGCCTGGGCCTGGTGGTGATGCACTGGGGCAACGCCAGCAGCGTGGTCTATGCCATTGGCATCGTCAGCACGGTGTCGTCCGGCGCCCTGGGGCTGGGAGCACCGCTGTACCGCGCCTACCTTGTCTACCTGAGCTGCGCCATTGGCAGCGTGCTGCTGGCCATTGCCCTGGCAGGTGGGCCGGTGCTGTGGCCCGCGCTGTTCCTCGTGCTGGTGTATTTCAGCCTGACCTGCATGCAGGCCAGCACGGCCGATACAGCCACCCGCCGCAGCATTGCCCTGAAACTGGAAAACCAGCGCCTGGTGGGAGAGCTGCGCGCCGAGTCCCAGCGCGCCCAGGCGGCGCAGCAGATCGCCGAAAAAGCCGATCGCGACAAGTCGCGTTTCCTGGCGGCGGCCAGCCACGACCTGCGCCAGCCGCTGCACGCCATGGGGCTGTTTCTGGAGAGCCTGCAGCGCAGCCCGCTGAACGAGCGCCAGCAGACGGTGCTGAACCATGCGTACGCCGCATCCAGCGCCGCAGCCGAAATGCTCACCACCTTGCTGGATTACTCGCGGCTGGAGGCCGGCGTGGTCAAGGTGCGCCCGTCGGCATTTGCCGTGCAGCCCCTGCTCACGGCCCTGGAGCAGGAGTTTGGCGTGCAGGCCGACAATGCCCGCCTTGTGTATCGCACCCGCGAGACCTCACTGGCCGCGCATGCCGACCGATCACTGGTGGGCCTGGTGATGCGCAACTTCATCTCCAATGCGCTGCGCTACACCACCCGGGGCGGCGTGCTGATTGCGTGCCGTCGGCGCGGCCAACGGGTGGCACTGGAGGTGTGGGACACCGGAATCGGCATTCCCCAGCACCAGTGGGACGACATTTTTCAGGAGTTCCTGCAGCTCGACAACCCGGAGCGCGACCGGCGCAAGGGCCTGGGCCTGGGCCTGGCCATCGTGCACCGGCTGGTGAACGAGATGGGGGGCACAACTGTCGAGTTGCGCTCGCGACCGGGCCGGGGCTCGGTGTTTCGCCTCTGGATGGATGCATGGGACGGCGCGCTGCAGGACGAAGCCACGCCGCTCCCCGAAGACCGCAGCCTGGAGGGCCTGCATGTGCTGGCCATTGACGACGACGAGGCGGTGCTTCTTGGAATGCAGTCGCTGCTGCAAAGCTGGGGTTGCCACTGCACCGTGGCCGGCTCGGGCGCCGAAGCACTGAAGCACCTGGGCGACGACACCCCCGATCTCATCATCACCGACTTCCGGCTGCGCCATGAGGAAACCGGCAAGCAGGTGCTGCAGGCACTGCGCACGCACCTGGGCACTGCAGTGCCGGCCATCATCATGACGGGGGACACCTCGCCCCAGCGCCTGCGCGATGCGCAAAGCACATCGGCCCTGCTGCTGCACAAGCCGGTTTCCACCGGCCAGCTGCGCGAAGCCATGGTGCAGCTCATCACCCAGCCGCAGCCCACCAACGCGGCCGGCTCCGCGATGCAGCCGGTTGACGACAACTCGGCTACAACCAGCGGCGCAGCAGGCCCATGA